The following proteins are co-located in the bacterium genome:
- a CDS encoding aminotransferase class I/II-fold pyridoxal phosphate-dependent enzyme — translation MNSNKLNRIPPYILAKVTAGTKTARLRGEDIIDFGMGNPDMGTPQHIVDKLVEAVQKPQNHRYSVSKGVFKLREAVCQWYARRFDVDLDPDREAIATIGAKEGISHLMLALLDPGDAVIVPTPCYPIHAYSVVLAEGNVIGIPFKPGEDIYPKIVDACKNAWPKPKAIILSYPQNPTGTTVELEFFEKIVALAKQEKFLVIHDHAYAELCFDDYKSPSFLQVPDAKDVGVEFYSVSKTYNMPGWRIGFMVGNHEAVGILSRIKSYLDYGMFAPIQIAGICALNGPQDCVKEIVDTYKFRRDTLVDGLNKLGWNVPKPDATMFVWAPIPEKYKEMPSVDFAMKMLDEAKVAVSPGAGFGEGGEGFVRFALIENEERIRQALRGIKKMFC, via the coding sequence ATGAATTCAAATAAATTGAACAGAATCCCACCTTATATTTTAGCAAAAGTAACTGCAGGAACGAAAACAGCACGCTTGCGCGGTGAAGATATTATTGATTTTGGGATGGGAAATCCCGATATGGGAACACCCCAACACATTGTTGACAAACTGGTGGAGGCAGTGCAAAAACCACAGAACCATCGCTATTCCGTCTCAAAAGGGGTTTTTAAACTGCGTGAGGCTGTCTGTCAGTGGTACGCAAGACGGTTTGATGTTGACCTGGACCCTGACCGTGAAGCGATTGCCACTATCGGTGCCAAAGAAGGTATTTCTCATTTAATGCTGGCGTTGTTGGATCCGGGCGATGCGGTTATCGTACCGACGCCATGCTATCCCATCCACGCCTATTCAGTGGTTTTGGCGGAAGGCAATGTGATCGGAATTCCATTTAAGCCGGGGGAGGATATTTACCCGAAAATTGTCGATGCCTGTAAAAATGCTTGGCCGAAACCTAAGGCGATCATCCTTTCATATCCGCAGAATCCTACAGGTACAACGGTGGAGCTTGAATTCTTTGAAAAAATTGTTGCACTGGCCAAACAGGAGAAATTTTTGGTCATCCACGATCATGCGTATGCTGAACTGTGTTTTGATGACTATAAATCGCCAAGTTTTCTTCAAGTGCCGGATGCCAAGGACGTTGGGGTGGAATTTTATTCAGTCTCAAAGACGTATAATATGCCGGGATGGCGGATCGGTTTTATGGTAGGAAATCATGAGGCGGTCGGCATATTAAGCAGAATAAAAAGCTATCTGGATTACGGAATGTTTGCGCCAATTCAGATAGCCGGGATTTGTGCGCTCAATGGGCCGCAAGACTGCGTGAAGGAAATCGTGGATACTTATAAATTCCGGCGTGATACCCTAGTTGACGGGTTGAATAAATTGGGGTGGAATGTTCCGAAACCGGATGCCACAATGTTTGTCTGGGCACCGATTCCTGAAAAATATAAAGAAATGCCGTCTGTTGATTTTGCCATGAAAATGTTGGATGAGGCCAAAGTGGCTGTGTCACCGGGCGCGGGTTTCGGCGAAGGCGGGGAAGGTTTTGTCCGGTTCGCTTTGATTGAAAATGAGGAAAGAATCCGGCAGGCATTGCGCGGTATCAAGAAAATGTTTTGCTAG
- a CDS encoding GAF domain-containing protein, producing MNFIFFAFFAMRTKTSYISWNNEKQNQSYSGELARFIDSYYINQFERIAGMISRWHTSNFQNPDFFQSAFMDLTTAFPIISAITLEDFDGNRIYSKNTNPGKKVPLIPSALFLPPHNKTIKSVSYAIGNACYFKELGELAIPLKYTIPFTNADENRDFLTIFLSLDDLIAAIQKWHFGPKTEFALVNREGKILFHPRLAQGSRIKQYLLLVHERLSSAQNPAFAYSGSKVLTSPNDQGVNVFRTYAHCNQLDWGVFLEQDSEIITRRIFRMRWILLALLTGPLLFTLSAGLLFISQVMRPLEELEDGIKLFEAGLLAEPLPVRSQDEIGRLTQTFNQMVHTLVFRNEEIQKKTRKLTFFNEITSIINQSIDLNTFLDRSLRKILQMMQTFSGWIYVFDPQLKRMSLVSYLGISENTVSRLRDFSFLQGLMKKMYTSGKPSLIRDVARHFKSQTLDATDNIRDLLLVPLRSKKRIVGLLAIASNQKYFLHYKDLDQLTRIGDELGIAVENALLYIELQLKIKEREEVNKDLQEMDRFKNRILSNVSHELRTPITTIKTYIELFSTDKIGVLSADQKEKFQIMSRNVNNLLNLINDLLTLAKIQDQKMLLKNMEVLIFQELVSDVISDTIELAKNKGIKLLWQGPKHPVMVRMHRHKIQQVLQNLVTNAIKFTENGSVKIILKVLAPGTDKELKNEEKRLEVSIVDTGAGIPKKSIKKIFQRFFQVDSSSTRKYVGTGLGLAIVKEILEAHGSEIQVESRINEGSRFWFTIPISPAPKINKL from the coding sequence ATGAATTTTATTTTTTTCGCTTTTTTTGCCATGCGAACCAAGACCTCCTATATTTCATGGAATAACGAGAAACAAAATCAAAGTTATTCCGGCGAACTGGCGCGGTTCATTGATTCTTACTATATAAACCAATTCGAAAGAATTGCCGGTATGATTTCCCGATGGCATACCTCAAATTTCCAAAATCCTGATTTCTTCCAATCCGCTTTTATGGACCTCACCACTGCTTTCCCGATCATCTCTGCGATAACCCTGGAGGATTTCGATGGCAATCGGATCTACTCAAAAAATACTAATCCGGGAAAAAAAGTCCCCTTAATTCCCAGCGCTCTTTTTTTGCCCCCGCATAATAAAACCATCAAAAGTGTTTCCTATGCAATCGGAAACGCATGTTACTTCAAAGAACTCGGCGAATTGGCCATCCCGCTAAAATACACGATCCCCTTTACGAATGCTGATGAAAATCGGGATTTTTTAACAATTTTTTTATCTCTTGATGATCTTATAGCTGCCATTCAAAAATGGCATTTCGGACCTAAAACTGAATTTGCCCTGGTGAATCGCGAGGGAAAAATTCTTTTTCATCCCAGACTTGCTCAGGGCAGTCGGATTAAACAGTATTTACTTTTAGTTCACGAAAGACTTTCTTCCGCACAAAATCCCGCTTTTGCCTATTCGGGTTCCAAAGTGCTCACCTCCCCAAATGATCAAGGCGTCAATGTTTTCAGAACCTACGCGCACTGCAACCAATTGGATTGGGGGGTGTTTCTGGAACAGGATTCGGAGATTATCACGCGCCGCATTTTTCGTATGCGCTGGATACTTCTGGCGCTCTTAACCGGCCCACTCCTTTTCACACTGAGTGCAGGTCTCCTCTTCATATCCCAAGTCATGCGTCCATTGGAAGAACTGGAGGACGGTATTAAATTATTTGAAGCCGGATTACTGGCAGAGCCGCTTCCTGTAAGGTCGCAAGATGAGATCGGACGTCTCACCCAAACATTTAATCAAATGGTGCATACCCTGGTCTTCCGAAATGAAGAAATCCAAAAAAAAACGCGTAAACTTACTTTTTTCAATGAGATCACCAGCATCATCAACCAATCCATCGATCTCAATACTTTCCTTGATCGCAGCTTAAGAAAAATTCTCCAGATGATGCAAACTTTTTCCGGTTGGATTTATGTTTTTGATCCACAGCTCAAACGCATGAGCCTCGTCTCTTATCTGGGCATCTCAGAGAATACTGTTTCCCGCTTACGTGATTTCTCATTTCTTCAGGGACTCATGAAAAAAATGTATACATCGGGCAAACCATCCCTTATCCGGGATGTTGCGCGTCATTTCAAATCCCAGACTTTGGATGCAACGGACAATATCCGCGACCTCTTGCTGGTTCCTCTCCGTTCAAAAAAACGTATTGTCGGACTTCTCGCGATTGCCAGCAACCAAAAATATTTCCTCCATTACAAGGACCTTGACCAGCTGACCCGTATTGGCGACGAACTGGGGATCGCAGTGGAAAATGCCCTCTTGTATATTGAACTGCAGCTTAAAATCAAGGAACGTGAAGAGGTTAATAAGGATCTCCAGGAAATGGACCGTTTTAAAAACCGCATTCTTTCCAATGTATCCCATGAACTTCGGACGCCAATCACGACAATCAAAACTTATATCGAGCTTTTTTCAACCGATAAAATCGGCGTCCTAAGTGCTGATCAAAAAGAAAAATTCCAAATCATGAGCCGCAATGTCAACAACCTATTAAACCTTATTAATGACCTGCTAACATTGGCAAAAATCCAAGATCAAAAAATGCTTTTAAAAAATATGGAAGTATTGATTTTCCAGGAACTGGTCTCAGATGTTATTTCCGATACAATTGAACTGGCAAAAAATAAAGGCATTAAATTGCTATGGCAAGGTCCGAAGCATCCTGTCATGGTCAGAATGCACCGGCATAAAATCCAACAAGTTTTACAAAATCTGGTTACCAATGCCATCAAATTCACGGAAAACGGCTCCGTCAAAATCATACTTAAAGTACTGGCACCCGGCACTGATAAGGAACTAAAAAACGAAGAAAAACGACTCGAAGTCAGTATTGTCGATACCGGAGCCGGCATCCCCAAAAAATCAATCAAGAAAATTTTCCAACGTTTTTTTCAGGTTGATTCGTCTTCCACGCGTAAATATGTCGGAACCGGATTAGGACTTGCGATTGTAAAAGAAATCCTTGAGGCACATGGTTCGGAAATCCAGGTTGAAAGCCGGATCAATGAAGGGAGTCGTTTCTGGTTTACTATCCCCATCTCACCGGCACCAAAAATCAATAAATTATAA
- a CDS encoding diguanylate cyclase produces MFILYGSLVIIIGLVFTAFLGYRLLDTKLGIPLVAISLFLVVITVFTNYLMFSQLFKPIQLLIRETEETLQGMRKGGISLVRDDEIGLLANNFNQIVLDAQMKRMELETSNRELASHAEIIEKTYRELDKKVYDLFTLFNIGKELNSTLSVESILKITCFTSMGQLGITTMTILFLEGGENERTMSKVYVKGMRKDPNRPETLRTSEEFLNFLRLHEQSLLIEEMEAKPEYKAELDFFNAYKAHLVAPLMAKDQIIGVMLLGRKLSQDEFAQGEKDFINTLASLSALALRNARHYEQAITDAMTKLFLKRYFQIRLDDEIKRAGRYHNKMTLMMMDIDHFKRINDTYGHTKGDEVLIAVANAIKDNFRDVDVAARYGGEEFSVIMPEVSKEDALIPAERLRKAVESIPFVLNGENVTMTISIGLAEFSKDAQTPLLLIEAADAALYRSKENGRNQTTTA; encoded by the coding sequence ATGTTTATTCTTTATGGCAGCCTGGTTATTATTATTGGGCTGGTCTTCACCGCCTTTTTGGGTTATCGATTGCTGGATACAAAATTGGGTATTCCCCTCGTGGCAATCAGCCTTTTTTTAGTTGTTATTACAGTTTTTACAAATTATCTGATGTTTTCCCAGTTATTTAAACCGATCCAACTACTTATCCGAGAAACCGAGGAAACCCTGCAAGGAATGCGAAAAGGCGGGATATCTCTGGTGCGGGATGATGAAATCGGTCTTTTGGCGAATAATTTTAATCAGATTGTTCTGGATGCTCAAATGAAACGAATGGAGCTTGAGACCTCCAACCGGGAATTGGCCTCCCACGCTGAAATTATTGAAAAAACCTATCGTGAACTGGATAAAAAAGTTTACGATCTTTTCACGCTTTTTAATATTGGGAAAGAACTGAATTCGACCCTTTCTGTGGAATCAATTTTAAAAATAACCTGTTTTACTTCTATGGGGCAGTTGGGAATTACGACAATGACCATTCTGTTTTTAGAAGGCGGCGAAAACGAACGGACGATGTCCAAAGTTTATGTAAAAGGGATGCGCAAGGATCCCAACCGGCCGGAAACGCTGCGCACCAGTGAAGAATTTCTGAATTTTTTACGACTGCATGAACAGTCCTTATTAATTGAGGAAATGGAAGCCAAACCGGAATATAAAGCGGAATTGGATTTTTTCAATGCATACAAGGCACATCTTGTGGCACCCTTGATGGCCAAAGACCAGATTATCGGTGTTATGCTTCTGGGACGGAAACTATCGCAGGATGAATTTGCGCAGGGGGAAAAAGATTTTATCAATACGCTGGCATCTTTGTCTGCATTGGCGCTTCGCAATGCCCGCCACTATGAACAAGCAATTACTGATGCAATGACCAAGTTGTTTTTAAAGCGCTATTTTCAGATTAGACTTGATGACGAAATAAAGCGTGCCGGCCGTTATCATAACAAAATGACATTGATGATGATGGATATTGATCATTTTAAGCGGATTAATGACACCTACGGTCATACCAAAGGGGATGAAGTGCTGATAGCCGTTGCCAATGCGATTAAGGATAATTTCCGTGATGTGGATGTCGCGGCGCGTTATGGCGGTGAGGAATTTTCGGTTATTATGCCTGAAGTTTCCAAGGAAGATGCCCTGATTCCGGCGGAACGTCTTCGGAAAGCGGTTGAGAGCATCCCGTTTGTTTTAAACGGCGAGAATGTGACAATGACGATTTCCATTGGGTTGGCCGAGTTTTCAAAAGATGCACAAACACCATTACTGCTGATAGAAGCGGCGGACGCCGCTTTGTACCGTTCCAAGGAAAATGGACGGAATCAAACCACCACCGCCTAA
- the lptG gene encoding LPS export ABC transporter permease LptG — protein sequence MKIISRYITKEFLKALLFTIMVFVGLYVIAELVDDMRSFVNHKPSISLVILFYLYQIPYFMVQVLPLAVLLSTLFSLGQLGRNNELVALRACGVSFLKIAMPILITALSIVGMVMIFNEIVIPYTNPRAYHIKRVNIEHKSDETFRYRRDWLTRSVSGRRILHTQHLNAQTGKMFDVMLLKLDKKRDIIERLDAPQASWKDGHWIFQNGTLRAFDDSGAVNRYLKFDEYKIPFRESPIDFIRQKKDDDLMLATPIKELQTQINLLREMGTDPRAEEVNYHLKIAFPFSNFILALLGVALPFIFPTGRRAIVGTAIGFVITIVTGFFYIGFIAVGTSFGKNGTLPPFLSVWIANFIFLGLGVFLITKAKS from the coding sequence ATGAAAATTATCTCACGTTATATCACCAAAGAATTTTTAAAAGCATTATTATTCACGATCATGGTTTTTGTGGGACTTTATGTCATCGCGGAGCTGGTCGATGATATGCGTTCTTTCGTCAATCACAAACCGTCGATATCCTTGGTCATTTTATTTTATCTCTATCAAATCCCCTATTTTATGGTCCAAGTCCTTCCTTTGGCGGTTTTACTTTCAACACTTTTTTCTTTAGGACAACTCGGACGCAACAATGAACTTGTCGCACTGCGTGCCTGCGGTGTAAGTTTTTTAAAAATTGCCATGCCGATATTAATCACCGCCCTGTCGATTGTGGGCATGGTCATGATTTTTAATGAAATTGTTATTCCCTATACCAACCCTCGTGCCTACCATATCAAGCGTGTCAATATCGAGCATAAATCCGATGAAACCTTCCGGTATCGGCGTGACTGGCTCACCCGCAGCGTTTCAGGCCGCCGCATCTTACATACTCAGCACCTGAATGCCCAGACGGGAAAAATGTTTGATGTGATGCTGTTAAAGCTGGATAAAAAACGTGATATCATTGAACGGTTGGATGCGCCCCAGGCATCCTGGAAAGACGGGCATTGGATATTCCAAAATGGAACACTGCGTGCATTTGACGACTCCGGTGCTGTAAACCGTTACCTGAAATTCGATGAGTACAAAATACCGTTTCGAGAATCACCCATTGATTTCATCCGCCAGAAAAAAGACGACGACTTAATGCTCGCAACCCCCATCAAGGAACTCCAGACCCAAATCAACCTGTTGCGTGAAATGGGAACCGACCCGCGCGCCGAGGAAGTCAACTATCATTTAAAAATCGCTTTCCCTTTTTCCAATTTTATTTTGGCACTTTTAGGTGTTGCACTCCCATTTATTTTCCCGACCGGCCGGCGTGCCATTGTCGGAACTGCCATCGGATTTGTCATCACCATTGTGACCGGTTTTTTTTATATCGGATTTATTGCCGTCGGAACATCCTTCGGAAAAAACGGCACACTGCCGCCGTTTTTATCCGTCTGGATCGCTAATTTTATTTTTTTAGGATTAGGAGTGTTCCTGATAACCAAAGCAAAGAGTTAA
- a CDS encoding sugar kinase, whose amino-acid sequence MDVVIVGSVALDDVKTPEGEVKDALGGSAVYASLSAGYFTSPGIVGVVGEDFSDAHVALLEKHGVSSVGLERTQGKTFHWEGYYEKEMGTAFTVDTQLNVFAVFSPKIPGKYKDAPFLFLANIDPELQLEVLDAMDRPRFVMLDTMNLWIDIKRAALLEVIKRVDMVVVNDAEARQLSGQSNLISAARWIQALGPKGVAVKKGEHGALVFWETAMGVLPAFPVVAVKDPTGAGDTFAGGLIGALAQQNEITIDTLKTAASVGTVMASFTVEDFSVNRLAGLTENDIGDRHKKLKQISEIRDSALTISCSGK is encoded by the coding sequence ATGGATGTGGTCATTGTAGGTTCCGTGGCGCTGGATGATGTAAAGACCCCGGAGGGTGAGGTGAAAGATGCGCTCGGCGGATCAGCGGTATACGCATCTTTATCCGCCGGTTACTTTACCTCGCCGGGGATTGTAGGTGTTGTGGGGGAGGATTTTTCTGATGCACATGTTGCATTGCTGGAAAAACATGGCGTATCTTCTGTGGGCTTGGAAAGAACCCAGGGAAAAACATTTCATTGGGAAGGTTATTACGAAAAAGAGATGGGGACGGCATTTACAGTGGATACTCAGCTAAATGTTTTTGCCGTTTTTTCACCGAAAATCCCCGGGAAGTATAAAGATGCACCGTTTCTTTTTTTGGCCAATATTGATCCGGAACTGCAGTTGGAAGTGTTGGATGCCATGGATCGGCCCCGGTTTGTGATGTTGGATACAATGAATCTTTGGATTGACATTAAGCGCGCGGCATTGCTTGAGGTCATCAAGCGTGTCGATATGGTTGTGGTTAATGATGCAGAGGCCAGACAGTTATCCGGCCAATCCAATCTTATTTCAGCAGCCCGCTGGATTCAGGCGCTGGGGCCTAAAGGCGTGGCGGTTAAAAAAGGGGAACATGGTGCCTTGGTGTTTTGGGAAACAGCGATGGGGGTTTTGCCCGCCTTTCCGGTGGTTGCTGTGAAGGACCCGACCGGTGCCGGAGATACCTTTGCCGGCGGATTGATTGGCGCTTTGGCCCAACAAAATGAAATTACGATCGACACCTTGAAAACTGCGGCTTCCGTTGGGACGGTTATGGCGTCTTTCACAGTGGAAGATTTTTCAGTCAATCGTCTTGCCGGATTGACTGAAAATGATATTGGTGACCGGCACAAAAAATTAAAACAGATATCTGAAATACGTGATAGCGCTTTGACCATTTCGTGTTCGGGAAAATAG
- a CDS encoding ATP-binding protein: MQAHHFEIIVDCKEMVSGEPAKITVRAVDPTGNSIETYHGQPHLIVDKGLISPVLARGFQKGVWQSDFILTGPGQVKIRVWDKDGVGETSLRVVETGQLVSFPVDVKCPGCEKKNIAGKIDVFRCIHCNEIYYVDKFGHVIPLKHGKNSEMGYVKYLEFKIPSDVNYLNHVRNFIVGISSEENIDEEKIAQIEMSLDEALANVVEHAYSFDPYQEIQVEAWLYSDKLEIVIRDHGRSFDSDNTPLPDLKKHIEERRVGGLGRYLIVKFMDEVHYRSDNHINELRILKRF, encoded by the coding sequence ATGCAGGCTCATCATTTTGAAATTATTGTGGATTGTAAAGAAATGGTATCTGGAGAACCGGCAAAAATTACGGTCAGGGCGGTGGATCCGACCGGTAATTCAATAGAGACATATCATGGTCAACCTCATTTGATTGTTGATAAAGGATTGATTTCACCGGTTTTGGCCAGAGGATTTCAAAAGGGTGTCTGGCAATCGGATTTTATCCTGACCGGCCCGGGACAGGTGAAAATCAGGGTCTGGGATAAAGATGGTGTGGGTGAGACATCGCTTCGTGTTGTAGAAACAGGTCAGTTAGTATCCTTTCCGGTTGATGTCAAATGCCCCGGATGCGAAAAAAAGAATATTGCCGGGAAAATCGATGTTTTTCGATGTATTCATTGCAATGAAATTTATTATGTGGATAAATTTGGACATGTAATTCCATTGAAGCATGGAAAAAACAGCGAGATGGGATATGTTAAGTATTTGGAATTTAAAATTCCCAGTGATGTTAATTATTTAAATCATGTGCGGAATTTTATCGTTGGTATATCAAGTGAAGAAAATATTGATGAAGAAAAAATAGCTCAGATTGAGATGTCGCTTGACGAAGCGCTTGCGAATGTGGTCGAGCATGCCTATTCTTTTGATCCATATCAAGAAATTCAAGTTGAAGCCTGGCTATATTCTGATAAACTGGAAATAGTCATCCGGGACCATGGTCGTTCTTTTGACAGTGACAACACACCACTGCCTGATTTGAAAAAGCATATTGAAGAACGGCGTGTCGGAGGGCTGGGACGGTATCTGATCGTCAAGTTTATGGATGAAGTGCACTACCGGAGTGATAATCATATCAATGAACTGAGAATTTTAAAGCGTTTTTAA
- the lnt gene encoding apolipoprotein N-acyltransferase, with translation MKLRNILFSLAGGLLATMAFPNPVFYKLQWQGGFLAFVCLVPLLMVRSPQRPWSAWRLGFVFGMVYLGGAILWMAGMKSMHPLGPLAWLILSAYLACYPALFLWAYHKLLARRISVWIAAPMLWIVLEYVRDYLISGFPWVALGYAHYQNPFMLAVAPVTGVWGLSWITVLVNVGVYKILVKIFPKIAGEDTVRGTPPVDRRQGWLRQSGLLLMLLLLMGGVLYEKKAYDQEQLKVSEYSVAALQGNIDQNQPWDQAYQKKTLEVYAKLTADAKQAGAELSVWPETAFPGIFSLDQQLSLIIRDWSRRFQMAQLVGTDEVEKSSGKEYLYFNTLLLIDAQGNHRGQTAKRHLVPFGEYVPMKDSLLFFVHKVVRRYGGAGWTPGRERKVLKLGKGVVGGLICFESIFSRYGRELVKKGSNLLVVISNDTWFGKTAAPAQHTSFSVLRAAETSRYLVRAATTGYSCIISPRGRILTALPIDQAGQITSTVRLLHHQTLFVRYGNWLCWICGFVLFLEIFLPLAILKTRRRFGWE, from the coding sequence ATGAAATTAAGAAACATCCTTTTTAGTCTGGCGGGCGGTTTGCTGGCAACCATGGCTTTTCCTAATCCGGTGTTTTATAAACTGCAATGGCAGGGAGGTTTTTTGGCCTTTGTTTGTTTGGTGCCCTTGCTCATGGTACGCAGTCCGCAGCGGCCCTGGTCGGCATGGCGCCTGGGATTTGTTTTTGGGATGGTTTATTTAGGCGGGGCGATCCTTTGGATGGCTGGGATGAAATCAATGCATCCGCTCGGTCCGCTGGCATGGTTGATTCTTTCTGCTTATCTGGCGTGTTACCCGGCTTTGTTTTTGTGGGCCTATCACAAATTACTTGCACGCAGGATTTCTGTTTGGATTGCAGCACCCATGCTTTGGATCGTGCTTGAATATGTTCGGGATTATTTGATTTCCGGTTTTCCCTGGGTTGCGTTGGGGTATGCACATTATCAGAATCCTTTCATGCTTGCCGTCGCACCGGTGACCGGCGTCTGGGGACTTTCCTGGATAACCGTTTTGGTTAATGTTGGTGTTTATAAAATTTTGGTAAAAATATTTCCGAAAATTGCAGGCGAGGATACGGTTCGCGGCACACCCCCGGTTGACAGACGACAGGGGTGGTTACGCCAGAGTGGTCTGCTGCTTATGCTTTTACTCCTTATGGGGGGTGTTTTGTATGAGAAAAAAGCTTATGACCAGGAGCAGTTAAAGGTATCGGAATATTCAGTAGCTGCATTGCAAGGAAATATTGATCAAAATCAACCGTGGGATCAGGCCTATCAGAAAAAAACGCTTGAAGTCTATGCCAAACTAACGGCAGATGCCAAGCAAGCCGGCGCCGAATTAAGTGTTTGGCCTGAGACCGCTTTTCCGGGGATATTTAGTTTGGATCAACAATTATCCTTAATTATTCGAGATTGGTCGCGGCGATTCCAGATGGCCCAACTGGTGGGGACGGATGAAGTTGAAAAATCTTCAGGAAAAGAATATCTGTATTTTAATACACTGCTTCTGATTGATGCGCAGGGGAACCATCGGGGGCAAACAGCAAAACGGCATTTGGTCCCATTTGGAGAGTACGTGCCCATGAAAGATTCATTGTTGTTTTTTGTTCATAAGGTGGTGCGCCGGTATGGGGGGGCAGGCTGGACCCCTGGTAGGGAACGAAAAGTACTGAAGTTGGGCAAAGGCGTTGTGGGTGGGTTGATTTGTTTTGAAAGTATTTTTTCGCGTTATGGCAGAGAGTTGGTAAAAAAAGGGAGTAATCTTTTAGTCGTTATTTCAAATGATACTTGGTTTGGTAAAACGGCAGCACCTGCCCAACATACATCGTTTTCTGTTTTACGTGCAGCGGAGACTTCCCGATATTTGGTCCGTGCCGCGACGACAGGGTATTCATGCATCATTTCTCCGCGGGGCCGGATTTTAACGGCACTTCCGATTGATCAGGCTGGTCAAATTACAAGCACTGTTCGATTATTACATCATCAGACACTGTTTGTGCGCTATGGGAATTGGCTTTGCTGGATTTGTGGATTTGTGTTATTCTTGGAAATCTTTTTGCCTTTGGCAATCCTGAAGACACGCCGCAGGTTTGGCTGGGAATAA
- the greA gene encoding transcription elongation factor GreA codes for MGKIFLTKEGFEKMEAELTHLKGPRRREVIQAIQVAREHGDLSENAEYDAAKDEQAKLELRISQLQEQLGNAQILDKSNIPEGKISLGQKVRLEDLATKAEIEYYLVAPEESDFETNRISVTSPIGKGLVGKTVGAEVEIRIPAGVKKYKVLSVKMA; via the coding sequence ATGGGGAAGATATTTTTAACTAAAGAGGGTTTTGAAAAAATGGAAGCGGAATTGACTCATCTAAAGGGACCCCGTCGGCGTGAAGTGATTCAGGCGATTCAGGTTGCACGTGAGCACGGTGATCTCTCGGAAAATGCAGAATATGATGCAGCCAAAGATGAACAGGCTAAATTGGAATTGCGCATCAGTCAGCTTCAGGAACAGCTGGGCAATGCGCAAATATTGGACAAATCAAATATTCCGGAAGGAAAAATTTCTTTGGGGCAAAAAGTCCGGTTGGAAGATTTGGCGACAAAGGCGGAAATCGAATATTATTTGGTGGCCCCGGAGGAGTCGGATTTTGAAACAAACCGGATATCGGTTACGTCTCCCATCGGGAAAGGTTTGGTAGGAAAAACGGTGGGTGCAGAGGTTGAGATTCGTATTCCGGCCGGTGTGAAAAAGTATAAAGTACTTTCCGTTAAAATGGCGTGA
- a CDS encoding STAS domain-containing protein codes for MKKINVNVQNSSINTECTVIDVEGFLDAYTVAELEETFNRLIKEQKFKLIVNLAKLDYISSAGLGTFMGVIDEIRDNDGDIILINLSPKIFKVFDLLGFSELFEIVDNEAAAVAKFIEGQ; via the coding sequence ATGAAAAAAATTAACGTTAATGTGCAAAACTCATCCATCAATACAGAATGTACTGTTATTGATGTAGAGGGCTTTTTGGATGCCTATACGGTGGCTGAATTGGAAGAAACGTTTAATCGCTTGATTAAAGAACAAAAGTTCAAATTGATTGTAAATCTTGCCAAATTAGACTATATCAGTAGTGCCGGTTTGGGAACATTTATGGGTGTTATTGATGAGATTCGCGACAACGATGGTGATATTATTTTAATCAATCTCTCGCCGAAGATCTTTAAAGTGTTTGATCTTTTAGGATTTTCTGAATTATTTGAGATTGTGGATAATGAAGCTGCGGCGGTTGCGAAATTCATTGAAGGGCAATAA